In Pelotomaculum isophthalicicum JI, the sequence CTCCAGGGTGTGCCTGGCGTCGTCCTCTGTGATCATTACTTCATGTATTTTTTCACCCGGCCGTATGCCGGTGAACTCCTGTTGGCAATCGCGCGCTATGGCTTCAGCCAGGTCAGTGATACGCATGCTGGGTAGTTTTGGTACGAAGATCTCCCCGCCGTGCATCCGGCCAAGTGAAGCGATCACGAAATTCACTCCTTGATCTAGCGTTATCCAGAAGCGAGTCATGCGCGGGTCGGTTATGGGCAGCCTGCCGGTGTGGCGGATGGACTTGAAGAAGGGGATGACGCTCCCCCGGCTGCCCACCACGTTGCCGTAACGCACCACGGCGAATTTTGTGTTCTTGCCTGCGGCATACGAATTGCCGGAAACGAAAAGCTTATCTGAGCAGAGCTTGGTGGCACCGTAGAGGTTGACCGGGTTGGCCGCTTTATCGGTGCTGAGGGCAATTACCCGCCACACGCCACAATCGATGGCGGCGTCAATGATGTTTTGGGCGCCCAATACATTTGTCTTGATTGCCTCAAAGGGATTGTACTCAGCAACAGGAATTTGTTTTAAAGCGGCTGCGTGTACCACTATATCAACACCGTCAAAGGCGCGGTAGAGGCGGTCCTTGTCCCGTACGTCGCCGATAAAAAAACGCAGG encodes:
- the pseB gene encoding UDP-N-acetylglucosamine 4,6-dehydratase (inverting) produces the protein MSVIDSKTILITGGTGSFGKKFVEIALREHNPQKIIVFSRDELKQFEMAHQFNNHPDLRFFIGDVRDKDRLYRAFDGVDIVVHAAALKQIPVAEYNPFEAIKTNVLGAQNIIDAAIDCGVWRVIALSTDKAANPVNLYGATKLCSDKLFVSGNSYAAGKNTKFAVVRYGNVVGSRGSVIPFFKSIRHTGRLPITDPRMTRFWITLDQGVNFVIASLGRMHGGEIFVPKLPSMRITDLAEAIARDCQQEFTGIRPGEKIHEVMITEDDARHTLEFNDHFIIMPEFPWWSREKVNGGLPLEEGFVYSSGTNTCWLSPEELRQMVGE